From the Hordeum vulgare subsp. vulgare chromosome 1H, MorexV3_pseudomolecules_assembly, whole genome shotgun sequence genome, the window caggtgtggcatgttatacagtttagaaacggggctgcaaagacgttttgagcaacacggggcatatgagatgttccaagagctgaagccagtttttcaagctcatgcccgtgtcgagagatatgaagtctccgacaagttcttcagctgtaagatggaggagaacagttctgtcagtgagcacatactcaaaatgtctgggttacacggtcgtctgacttcacttggagtcgaacttccggatgatgctatcattgacagaatcctccagtctctcccaccaagctacaaaggctttgtgcttaactacaacatgcaagggatggagaaaaccattcctgagttgtactcgatgctcaagtctgcagaagtagaaatcaagaaggagcatcaagtgttgatggtcaacaagaccactagtttaaagaaaggcaggggtaagaagaacttcaagaaagacggcaaagctgttgccgtgcccggtaagccagatgccgggaagaagaaaaagaacggacccaagcctgagactgagtgcttctattgcaagggaaaaggtcactggaagcggaactgccccaaatacttagcggacaagaaggccggcaacgttaaaggtatatgtgatatacatgttattgatgtgtaccttaccagcgctcgtagtatctcctgggtatttgataccggtgctgttgctcacatttgcaactcaaagcaggaactgcggaataagcggagactggccaaggacgaggtgacgatgcgcgtcgggaatggttcaaaggtcgatgtgatcgccgtcggcacgctacctctacatctaccgtcaggattagttttaaaccttaataattgttatttagtaccagctttaagcatgaacattgtatcagggtcttgcttaatgcgagacggctactcatttaagtcagagaataatggttgttctatttatatgagtgatatgttttatggtcatgctccgctggtaaatggtttattcttgatgaatctcgatcgtgatgttacacatattcatagtgtgagtaccaaaagatgcaaagttgataatgatagtcccacatacttgtggcactgccgccttggtcatatcggcgttaagcgcatgaagaagctccatactgatgggctattagagtctcttgactttgaatcatttgacacatgcgaaccgtgcctcatgggcaagatgactaagactccattctcaggaataatggagagagcaaccgacttattggaaataatacatactgatgtgtgtggtccaatgaacgttgaagctcgcggtggttatcgttattttctcactctcaccgatgatttgagtaggtatgggtatatctacttgatgaagcacaaatctgagacgtttgaaaagttcaaggaatttcagagtgaggctgagaatcaacgtgacagaaaaattaaatgtctacgatctgatcgtggaggagaatatttgagtcacgagtttggcacacacctaaggaagtgtggaatcgtttcacaactaacgccgcctggcacaccgcaacgcaacggagtgtctgaacgtcgtaatcacactttattagatatggtacgatctatgatgtctctcaccgacttaccactatcattttggggatacgcattagaaactgcagcattcactttaaatagggcaccgtctaaatccgttgagacgacaccgtatgaactgtggtttgacaagaaacctaggttgtcgtttcttaaagtttggggctgcgatgcttatgtgaagaaacttcaaccagaaaagctcgaacccaaagcggagaaatgcatattcataggataccctaaggaaactattgggtataccttctatcttagatccgaaggtaaaacctttgttgccaagaacggatcctttctagagaaagagtttctctcgaaagaagtaagtgggaggaaggtagaacttgatgaggtatttacaccccctctcgaacaggaaagtagcgcaacgcaagaagttgttcctgtggtgcctacaccgactgaagaggaagttaatgatgatgatcatgaagcttcggatcaagttactactgaaccgcgaaggtccacagggtacgctccgcaccagagtggtacggcaaccctgtgatggaaatcattttgttagacaacggtgaaccttcgaactatgaagaagcgatggcgggcccggattccaacaaatggcttgaggccatgaaatccgagataggatccatgtatgagaacaaagtatggactttggtggactttcccgatgaccggcgagccatagaaaataaatggatcttcaagaagaagactgatgcaaacggtaatgtaaccgtttacaaagctcgacttgtcgcaaagggttttcgacaaattcaaggagttgactacgaagagactttctctcccgtagcgaagctgaaatcagtccgaatcatgttagcaattgccgccttttatgattatgaaatttggcaaatggacgtcaaaacagcgttccttaacgggaaccttaaggaagagttgtatatgatgcaaccagaaggttttgtcgaccctaagggtgctaacaaagtgtgcaagctccagctctccatctatgggctggtgcaagcatctcggagttggaacattcgctttaatgaggtgattaaagcgtttgggttcatacaggtttacggagaagcctgtctgtacaagaaagtgagtgggagctctgtagctttcctcgtactatatatggatgacatattattgatagggactgatatagagatgttggagagcataaaggcctatttgaacaagagtttttcaatgaaggaccttagagaagctgcatacatattaggcatcaagatctatagagatagatcgagacgcctcataggtctttcgcaaagtacatacctcgacaagatattgaagaagttcaatatggaaaactcaaagaaagggttcttgccagttttgcaaggtatgagattgagtaagactcagtcaccgaccacggcagcaaatagagagaagatgggttatgtcccctacgcttcagccgtgggctctctaatgtatgccatgctgtgtaccagacctgatataaaccttgcgataagcttggtagggaggtaccaaagtaatcccggtgcggaacactggacagtggtcaagaatatccttaagtacctgaaaaggactaaggaaatgtttctcatttatggaggtgacgaagagctcgtcgtaaagggttacgtcgatgctagcttcgacacagatccggatgactctaagtcacaaaccggatacgtatatgtgttgaatggtggggcagtgagcttgtgcagcagcaagcaagaagtcgtggcagcatctacatgtgaagcggagtacatagctgcttcagaagcggctcatgaaggaatttggatgaaggagctcatcaccgaccttggagtggttccaagcgcgtcgggtcctatgacactcttctgtgataacactggagccattgccatagccaaagagcccaggtttcaccggaagacgaagcacatcaagcgccgctacaactccatccaggaccatgtccagagtggagtgatagatatttgtaaagtacacacggatctgaatattgcagacccgttgactaaacctcttccacgagcaaaacatgatcaacaccatgatgctatgggtgttcgatacatcacaatgtaactagattattgactctagtgcaagtgggagactgttggaaatatgccctagaggcaataataaaatggttattatcatatttccttgttcatgataatcgtctatcgttcatgctataattgtattaacaggaaacagtaatacatgtgtgaatgaatagatcacaatgtgtccctagcaagcctctagttggctagctcgttagtcaatagatgatcatggtttcctgatcatggacattgaatgtcattgataacgggatcacatcattgggagaatgatgtggtggacaagacccaatcctaagcctagcactagatcgtattgttcgtatgctaatgcttttctaatgtcaagtatcttttccttcgaccgtgagattgtgcaactcccggataccgtaggagtgctttgggtgtatcaaacgtcacaacgtaactgggtgactataaaggtgcactacgggtacctccgaaagtgtctgttgggttggcacgaatcgagatcgggatttgtcactccgtgtgacggagaggtatctctgggcccactcggtagaacatcatcatgagatcaatgtgactaaggagttagtcacacgatgatgtgctacggaacgagtaaagagacttaccggtaacgagattgaacaaggtataggtataccgacgatcgaatctcgggcaagttctataccgacagacaaagggaatcgtatacgggattgattgaatccttgacatcgtggttcatccgatgagatcatcgtggagctagtgggagccaccatgggtatccagaccccgctgatggttattggccagagaggtgtctcggtcatgtctgcttgtctcccgaacccgtagggtctacacacttaaggttcgatgacgctagggttatagggaattgttgtacgaggttaccgaaagttgttcggagtcccggatgagatcccggacgtcacgaggagctccggaatggtccggaggtaaagattgatatataggacggatggtttcggacaccgaaagtgtttcgggcatcaccggtaacgtaccgggaccaccgggaccaccgaaggggggtgacgaccccgggaggctagatgggctaagtggggaagggaaccagcccctaagtgggctggtgcgccccccacccagcccatgtgcaccagaaaaaaggggaaggggggaaccctaacttaggtgggccttaggcccaccagaggggtgcgccacccctcctccttgccctggccgccacaaccccccatctgggagggctgccgcaccccctagggttggaaccctaggggtggcaccccctctcaccttcccctatatatagatgaggttcggggctgtttgagacacggttttccctctccctcggcgcagccctgcacttcttcctcctcctctctgccggcgcttggcgaagccctgccgggagaccttgtctctccaccaacaccacgccgtcgtgttgctggtcttcttccccaacctctccctcctccttgctggatcaaggtgcgggagacgtcaccgggctgcacgtgtgttgaacgcggaggtgccgttgttcggcactagatcggaatcgctgcgagtacgactccatcaaccgcgttctagcaacgcttccgcttagcgatcttcaaaggtacgaagatgctcttacccctctctcgttgctggtctctccataggaagatctgaacaagcgtaggaaattttttgaatttatgctacgtaacccaacactttttgatcaaattcatccacatatgGCCGAAGCACTCCCTCTGCTCACAATGGGGGAACACATTCTTGACTGCATTTTCTAGCcctttgcatgcatctgtgtgGAATGCCAAAGGTGACACTGGACCTATGCATCTcttcaactgcatcatgaaccatgtccatgagACCCCTGTTTCTAACTGAAACAAGCCAATAGCAACAGGGAacatccagttgtgtccatctaaAGCATTGCAAGCTGCCAATTGACCATTCCACTTGCCGGTCAAAAAcgatgagtctatgctcaaatatggatgACAACCTGCCTTGAagccatcgatgcaaggctttaaAGCCGTAAAAAACTTTGAGAACCTTCCTTTCTCTGTTACCTCAGTATCTATCTCCACAACACTGCCAGGTGAcctcttctccacctctgctttgaaaTTACAAAGCATCCTAAATGCATTTGCCCAATCACCATATAATTCTTTCATTCCCCTTTGTTTTGCCTTCCACACTGTGTTATACTTCACCTTAATTGGGTACTGTTTTTCCAAGTCTACTTTAAGTTTCTTTACAGTAGTATTTGGTTTCTTGGCTAAAATCGGAGTGATCTTTTCTGCAATCCAAAGCTATAATGTCATGGTTGATACTCTCTGTGAACTTGTAATACAAGTATGTTGGTGTGGGATTTGATTGACcctaatggtacttccttcaggtTGGCGTCTAGGagatatgtaccacttgcaaggcttgacacttccatcaaaacctctgcatcttgcataaaacttttttctgTCAGTCCACTTTGTCTTGGCATCAAACTCATGTTTGATGGCATAAGTCTTCAAACacattctaaattcatccatgttTGGGAACAACTTCCCTACTGCAATAAcagggttttccttgtcatagacatttatcaactcatcatcatgtgcatcatcaacatcatctgcAACATCTTCCATCAGCTGTCCATCCACATCTTCACATATATCTCTGTTAGCATTAGTAAGCATACTAGTTTCATCATTCTCTTCCTTATCTTCATCAGTTACTGGAATGCCAAAAATTTTGGCCATCTCAGTGTCATCCATTGGTGCAATGACTAAATCAGTTGGTTCATTTAATTCTATCGAATTCCAATATCAACAAAAAGAACCCTTGCAACACCATGAGAGCCCTCTTGTGCATCTACATCAGCCCCCTCATGTAATATTGTCTCCTCACCCGTACACATGGGCATTATCTGCCTCTCTAAAGCCCAATCATCATCTACCATTTGTGCAGCCAATTTTGAGGGAACATATCCAACCTTAGAATCTGACTTCAGATCAACCAGCTCTGCACAAAACGTAGTTTGTTTGGTTGTCCAGCCATTTTGTCGATCGATTTCATCAACCATCTCTTCGCCATCCTCAATTCTCACATACTCTCCTTTCCAATTATCAAACCATAACAATGCTACCTCTTGCTCTGGACCCCAAAAAATGCTCTCCCCAATTTTTGCCACCACATTCCTCACGACTTTCTCTTCCATGCTCTGTAGTTCTTGTGGATCAATCTCTGATAATTCAACCTACCATTTCACAATAGCTCCCTCTATGTCCCGCAAGCTACCATCACCTAGCTTCGCCTTAGAAGGAAAGAATTCGATAGTGAATTCAAATGTGTGAGCATCATCGGCCCTTTTTTCAATGGCGCGCACTGTGAGCTCGCGGAAGCTGACGAGGCACAAATACATAGGATGGAAAGGATGCAGAGATTACCTAGTCAACGTTGTTGTTGTCTCTGGCGGCTCCATCACCTTTGGCCCCCCTCCGCCCCACCCAAATCTGGATCAAATCGACCAGAAAAACAAAGGagggaaacaggaactgcagtgaGATCTAACTCGACACAGAAGGGAACGGCCTGGACAAGGGTTCCGGATTCACTCACCACAGCCGCCGTCGTCGCCGAGATCGAAAGCTCCTCCGCTGCAACAAAAGCGCCGCCGCCATCTTCGGCTCACCGCGGGGAAAGGAAAGGAGGGAGCAACAGAGCTTCAGACGGGCGGTTCAGACAGACAGGCCAGGCACGGGGACACGTCTCACCCGATGCACTGCCAAGTGAGGCACGTAAGTAGATGCACTGTCAAGTGAGCCCGTAAGTAGACGATCTGCCAAGTAGGACCCACATGTCTTAAACATAACCTCACTCCCGTTAACGACCATTTTAATCGCCCGAGTGGGCCTTTGGCTAGTTGGGCCAAAGAAACGTCGCATAGGATCCAACTCGCATCAAATgtgtcgcacaggagctattgacCCATATACAGTGTAAAATTAGCTGCTCCGAGTGCGCACAGTTTCTACTACTGAATTGACACGATACTCCTAGATAATAAACATTAAAACAGTAAACAGTAGTACATGCTGGAGTGATTCAGATACACTGGTGTCCTCCTAGTTATCAGGAACTTGCAAACAAGTGCCCGTCACGAATGGAAATCTATCAATTAATTGATACCACAAGCAAAATGGAAACTGAAAAAGGGGAAATGCTACAGCAGAACTCCCAGCTTGGCCTTGGAATAAACAGACTGACTCTGGATCGAGATCAGACCCTCTTCATGACGGGTCGGTTTGGATTCTTGGCAAGCTCGGTCCTCAGGTATGACAGTTCTGTGTCACTGTATTCACCTTTGAGCACAACTTCCTTGAGGCTTGTCGGAGTTGGTAGCCCCGAAAGGGAATTACTGTTGACTTCCATGCAAAACAACTTCAGCATCTCAAGAGTAGGGATTGCTTCTTGTTCAAACTTCACAGATATATAGCCACTAAGTTTCAAAAACACCAGGCTTGGGAATGCTCCCTGACGGAAACAGAACACTTTATCCTCAAGGATTGACCCCCTCAATAGATGCAAGGAGCTCAGGTTCGAAAGCTTTCCAAGGACTTTCATTGCCTCGTTGACCTCTGATAACATGGTGCTCCGCAGCTTCAGCTTCACCAGGTTCTTGAGCCCCTCGATCCATTCTGGCAATTTCACCAGGTTGCCAAACAGCTTGAGGCTCTGCAGTTTCTCCGGAAATGAGAAATCTCCATCCAAGAAGCCACATAAACCTGGATCCCCCTCTGACCGGATTGACAATGACTCCAGGAGGCTGAGACCAACAATTGCTGAGCACAACTCTTGGCCATTTTCCTTATTGATGCCTGTCACTCCCAACTTGCGCAATTGGGTGAGCCTTTCTATGTCCCGTAGAACCACCTTTCCTCGTCGTCCGATGTTCACAACAGCCAGTGTGTGCAGGGCTTTCAGATTAATCAGCCCTCTTGGCACTAGCACACCATATAGGTCCAGACGCATCACAACAGCAGGGATTCCAGCGCATCAAATCATAGTGCATCCATCATGGCGGTTTTTACCACGTGCACATAAAACGAAACAAGAAAGCACCAAACAGGCAGACAGAACACATAGCCTGTTCCTCATTATCCGTGGAAATTCTGGCAATTGATCCTCATAGGAGGCAACCTCATTCCTTGGGGCGTTACCAGCACGAAGATGTTGTAGCTTCTGAAGCTTGATGATGGTTTTTGGCAGCATCAGTATATTAGTACACCTGATGTCTAGTGTCTCGAGCTGTCTCAGGTTACCCAAAGAATCTGGCAAGTGAAAAACATCACCACATCCTCTTAGAGAAAGATATCTTAGGTGAAGAAGCATCCCAATATGTTTAAGGTGATGACTATATACACCTGTTGTGTCTTCCAGGTCCAGCACTCGTAGCAACCTCATCTTTTCAGAAACGAAAAATGACTTCCACTCTCCAAAACATGTAACTGACCGCAGACGGGACATGTCCACCATGCTCTCAAACTCGCTCTTATCTCCATTCCAGTTGCTGCCTATAGTCAGGTGGCGCACCATGGTCTGGCTATGTGAGCGACAACCTTCCTCGAGTGTAAAAACAAGATTTTCTTCCCTGGACTTTGAGATACCAATTTCACGGATAAGATCATGGACTTGGCAGGaatcaataccttttgtgctatgAAATGATTGTTGAGATGGTAAGATCATACTTCTGCTTATAAGTTCGATGAAGTAGTTGTCTTCTATTTCCACCGCAGACCTGCCGTGCACCTCCCTTCAGTAACCCTCCGCACTCCACCTACGTGCCAAACGTCTGCGTCCAACCTTGTAGTCTTCTGCAAAGATGGGCATATATAGGAAGCATGACTTGAGATGATAAGGTAAACCATCATAGCTTCTCATAAGAACAGTCCTTATGGTCCCAAGCTCTGGGTTCATCTCCAACTCAGCGCTGAATTTATGAGAACCAGTCTTCCTCCCAGGGACAGTAGTTAATTTTCCTTTCCAGCTCGCGAGTCTTTTTTGAAGTTCTTCGACGTGCTTCCATTCGGAATTCATTAATCTCCTATAATGTATTGGTATGCCCAAATACTTAATAGGAAATTGGCCTTGCTCACATCCAAATAACTCGGCATATTGAGCAGCTGCGTCCTGATCCTCGCCAAAATAGAACAAttcacttttatggaaattaattTTCAATCCCGATAGCTTCTCGAATGCTGATAGTATTAATTTCATATTTGCTGCTTTATCAAGGTCATGATCCATAAATAGATTGTGTTGTCTGCATATTGAAGGATTGATAATCCCCCATGAACCAGATGTGGGGCCACCCCCTCAATGTGAGCATCTTGTTTAGCCCGATCAATCATGATCGCTAGCATATCTGCCACTACATTAAATAATAGTAGAGATATAGAGTCCCCTTGTCTTAATCCCTTCTTTGTTTCGAAATAGCGTCATATGTAATCATTGACTTTTACGACAACGTTACCCAAAAAACAAAGCTTTGGATCAAGGCAGACCATTCTCACAAGGACCCTTTCATTCTCACTGTCTGTTGAAGGAACGACCAATTAACCTAATCATAGGCTTTTTCGAAGTCTATCTTGAAATGATTAATTAACTAAGGAGCAACGACATTGGGTCAAGACGTGAAATGATTAATTAACTAAGGAGCAACGAGGTGTTGACATGATTGTGAGTATACTTGCTCTAGTTGAGCTCAGATTGTTAATAACAAACAAACTGCATAGGTCTCACCATCGTCTAACACCAGCTAGTTGCACAACCTCTCTTCTGTTTCTGTATGCCACCGGGTACAACTATCAAGCCCCATGCTTGAGCCTAACCTCAAAGAGCTTCTACTCACGTACTCATCATCAAGGAAATAGTCCTACTAATTACCAACAAACTCCACTCTATCTAGCTCAGTGGATAGCATTTTCTCGACTTGCACTGCAGAGTTACTACTGAATTGACATGATCCTCCTCCCAGATCAATACACACTGATAAAACAGTAAACAGTACTACATGCACACACTGGTGTTCTAATTACTGTTACAACTGTACTGGTTTACATGAACACACACCAAGTGACCAGCACCAGTGGAAATTCCTCGACTAGTTGGTACCACAAGCAAACGGCTCACGGATATAACATGGGAAATACTACAGTACAACAGACATCCCAGCTTCGCCTTGAAATAAAAATACTCCCAGAATAGCTTAACTCTGGATCAAGATCAGACCGTCTTGAGGACGGGTCGATTTGGATTCTCGGCAAGCTCAGCCCTCAGGTATGCCATTTCAGAGCCATTGTAGTAACCTTCCAGCGCAACTTCCTTGAGGCTTGAAAGATAGGGTAGCCCCGAAAGGGTGTCACTGTTGACTCGCACACCAAAATGCTTGATCAGCTCAAGCGTAGGGATTGCTCCGTGCTCAAACTTGACAGATACATAGCTACCAATTTCCAGCAACACCAGGCTTGGGAATGCCCCCTCGTGGAAACATAACACTTCTCCCTCACAGATTGACTTCCACAAAAGATGCAAGGAGACCAGGTTCGGTAGCTTTCCAAGGAGTTGCATTGCGTCATTGTCCTCTGATAACATGGTGCGCTGCAGCTTCAGCTTCACCAGATTCTTAAGCCCCTGGACCCATTCTGGCAGTTTGACCAGGTTGCCGTAAAGCTTGAGGCTCTGTAGTGTCTCAGGAAACGAGAACTTTCCATCCAAGCAGCCACATAGACCTGGCTCCCCCTCTGACCGGATTGACAATGACTCTAGGCGGCTCAAGCCAACAATTGCTGAACATAACTCTTGCCCGTTTTCCTTATTGATGCCAGTCACTCCCAACTTGCGCAATTGAGTGAGCCTTTTTATGTCCTGCAGAACGACCTTCCTTCGTCGTCCGATGTTCACAACACCCAATGTGTGCAGGGCTTTCAGTTTCCTCATCCCTCTTGGCACTAGAACACCATACATATCTAGGCTCATTGCAACACCAAGGAAGAAGTGACAGCAAAAGACAGTGCATGCATCATAGCGGTATTCGTCACCCTCAGCGAAACACTGAGGTCCACAGCACACTAAACAAAACAGCACCGTCAGGAGACACAAATGGCACGGACACTTCTCCATTACCTTAGGAAAGTCCATAAATTCTTCATACGAGACATCTTCATTAATCGGTTTTTTGCTAGCTCGAAGATAGTTCAGCTTACAAAGTTTGATGATGCTCTTTGGCAACTTGACAATCCTAGTACCCCTGACATCTAGCGTCTCGAGTTGCCTCAGGTTGCCCAGTGAATCTGGCAGGTAgaaaatataat encodes:
- the LOC123430903 gene encoding disease resistance protein RGA4-like, with the translated sequence MRLDLYGVLVPRGLINLKALHTLAVVNIGRRGKVVLRDIERLTQLRKLGVTGINKENGQELCSAIVGLSLLESLSIRSEGDPGLCGFLDGDFSFPEKLQSLKLFGNLVKLPEWIEGLKNLVKLKLRSTMLSEVNEAMKVLGKLSNLSSLHLLRGSILEDKVFCFRQGAFPSLVFLKLSGYISVKFEQEAIPTLEMLKLFCMEVNSNSLSGLPTPTSLKEVVLKGEYSDTELSYLRTELAKNPNRPVMKRV